One Thermodesulfobacteriota bacterium DNA window includes the following coding sequences:
- a CDS encoding helix-turn-helix domain-containing protein, protein MEIKGTEVYTMDEAAKLLKISKATIHRRIQNGSLPSMKTGRIRRIRGSDLLAFIESAVKTGANERSGS, encoded by the coding sequence GTGGAAATAAAAGGAACTGAAGTCTATACAATGGATGAAGCTGCCAAATTACTGAAAATCAGCAAAGCAACAATACACAGGAGAATACAAAACGGGTCGCTGCCCTCTATGAAAACCGGAAGGATCCGGAGAATAAGGGGCAGCGATCTGCTCGCGTTCATTGAGAGTGCCGTTAAGACGGGAGCGAACGAAAGGAGCGGCAGTTGA